The following coding sequences lie in one Arachis ipaensis cultivar K30076 chromosome B05, Araip1.1, whole genome shotgun sequence genomic window:
- the LOC107644097 gene encoding extra-large guanine nucleotide-binding protein 3 (The sequence of the model RefSeq protein was modified relative to this genomic sequence to represent the inferred CDS: added 160 bases not found in genome assembly), translating to MASDSPEDDKTWEDVLRRMLPAGAPLPDEEQLDYSIAVEYVGPPVPYDVPRVDPVEIAAATAAAAPIRTPSVASAASDYSTASPIPVAMPVHSRFSRFSRVRNGNGNGNGSGFGCEPRSPAAESQRSLSVSRTQFDSRSGEVDRSEFSGEDAADDAVSSASSPPQTAAPSSAPRAVEGKRPTTVTFNTPRDSEYDDDDDDEDDDGYTSPRSAATEPVGSPVAATAARAASAAPKKRWICSRCGNANRLKEKEACLVCDARYCSNCVLKAMGSMPEGRKCVSCIRKPIDESKRSSLGKSSRLLSKVCSPLEIRQIMKAEKECAANQLRPEQLIVNGRQLRQEELAEILGCPIPPQKLKPGRYWYDKDSGLWGKEGEKPDKIISSKLNIGGKLQSEASNGNTRVYMNGREITKIELRMLKLANVQCPRDTHFWVYDDGSYEEEGQNNIKGNIWGKASTRFICSLFSLPVPPTNPPGVKDNATNYSTRSVPEYLDHGRVQKLLLFGMEGSGTATLFKQAKFLYGSKFTEDELQNIKLMIQSNMYKYLSILLEGREQFEEEALAEKESTSLNGEGSGPGTTAEENKPTIYSINQRFKHFSDWLLDIMATGDLEAFFPAATREYAPMVDEIWRDPAVQETYKRREELHNLPDVAKYFLDRAIEISSNEYEPSEKDVLYAEGVTQSNGLAFMEFSFDDRSPMSEIYSENLNAPPPLSKYQLIRINSKGLRDGCKWLEMFEDVRVVIFCVALSDYDQLWPTSTGQFRNKMLASRDLFESLVRHPCFKDTPFVLLLNKYDAFEDKINKAPLSTCEWFSDFCPVRPHHNNHALAHQAFYYIAVRFKELYYSITGQKLFVGQTRGRDRGSVDEAFKYIREIIKWDDEKDDEYEINAEESFYSTEVSSSPYIRQE from the exons ATGGCATCTGACTCTCCCGAGGACGACAAAACCTGGGAGGACG CACTCCATCCGTTGCCTCCGCCGCCTCCGACTATTCCACCGCGTCTCCGATCCCAGTCGCCATGCCAGTTCACTCGCGCTTCTCACGGTTCTCCCGCGTCCGCAACGGTAACGGAAACGGAAACGGTAGTGGATTCGGTTGTGAACCGCGGAGTCCGGCGGCGGAGAGTCAGAGGTCGTTGTCGGTGTCGAGGACGCAGTTTGATTCGCGCAGCGGCGAGGTCGATCGGTCGGAGTTCTCAGGCGAGGATGCCGCCGACGATGCTGTCAGCTCCGCTTCGTCTCCACCGCAGACGGCGGCTCCAAGCTCGGCTCCCCGCGCCGTTGAAGGTAAGCGCCCTACAACGGTTACCTTCAATACTCCTAGGGATTCTGAATATGATGATGACGACGATGATGAAGACGATGACGGTTACACTTCCCCGAGATCGGCGGCGACAGAGCCGGTAGGATCTCCGGTAGCTGCAACGGCGGCACGCGCCGCCTCTGCCGCGCCGAAGAAGCGTTGGATTTGTAGCAGGTGTGGGAATGCGAATAGGTTGAAGGAGAAAGAAGCTTGTTTGGTGTGTGATGCTAGGTATTGTAGTAACTGTGTGTTGAAGGCTATGGGTTCTATGCCTGAGGGTAGAAAATGCGTAAGCTGCATTCGGAAGCCTATAGATGAGTCCAAGAGGTCAAGCTTAGGAAAGAGTTCTAGGCTTCTTTCTAAGGTTTGTAGCCCCTTGGAGATTAGGCAGATAATGAAGGCAGAGAAGGAGTGTGCCGCAAACCAGCTCCGGCCGGAGCAGCTTATCGTCAATGGCAGGCAGTTGAGGCAAGAGGAATTGGCTGAGATTCTTGGCTGTCCTATCCCGCCGCAGAAGTTGAAGCCTGGGAGGTATTGGTATGACAAGGATTCAGGACTTTGGGGCAAG GAGGGAGAGAAGCCTGACAAGATAATAAGTTCGAAGCTGAATATCGGAGGTAAACTTCAATCTGAAGCAAGCAATGGAAATACAAGGGTTTACATGAATGGTCGCGAAATAACGAAGATTGAACTCAGAATGTTAAAG CTGGCAAATGTACAATGCCCACGTGATACCCATTTCTGGGTTTATGATGATGGATCTTATGAGGAAGAAGGCCAAAACAATATCAAGGGAAACATATGGGGAAAG GCGTCCACTCGTTTCATTTGTTCATTATTCTCATTGCCTGTACCACCCACTAATCCTCCTGGGGTCAAAGATAATGCTACTAATTATTCAACAAGGTCTGTCCCTGAGTATCTGGACCATGGTAGAGTTCAGAAACTTTTGTTGTTTGGTATGGAAGGATCTGGAACGGCCACTCTCTTTAAACAG GCCAAGTTTTTATATGGAAGCAAGTTTACTGAAGATGAGTTGCAGAACATCAAGCTCATGATCCAAAGCAATATGTACAAGTATCTCAGTATTTTGCTGGAAGGACGAGAGCAGTTTGAAGAGGAAGCTCTGGCTGAGAAAGAATCTACTTCGTTAAATGGTGAAGGATCTGGGCCAG GAACAACAGCAGAAGAAAACAAGCCCACCATCTACTCAATCAATCAAAGATTCAAGCATTTTTCTGACTGGTTGCTGGATATTATGGCTACAGGAGATTTGGAGGCTTTCTTTCCTGCTGCTACCCGTGAGTATGCTCCTATGGTAGATGAGATCTGGAGAGATCCTGCTGTTCAGGAAACATACAAGAGAAGAGAGGAATTGCATAATCTTCCTGATGTTGCTAAATATTTTTTGGATCGG GCGATAGAAATATCTAGCAATGAGTATGAACCTTCTGAGAAGGATGTATTGTATGCTGAAGGAGTCACTCAGAGCAATGGTCTTGCCTTCATGGAATTCTCATTCGATGATAGGAGTCCCATGTCTGAGATATACAGTGAAAATCTTAATGCACCACCTCCCTTAAGCAA ATATCAATTAATTCGGATAAATTCGAAGGGTCTTCGTGATGGTTGCAAATGGTTGGAAATGTTTGAAGATGTGAGGGTGGTTATATTCTGTGTTGCCCTAAGTGACTATGACCAACTGTGGCCTACAAGTACCGGTCAGTTTCGTAACAAGATGCTGGCAAGCAGGGATCTTTTTGAGAGCCTTGTGAGGCATCCTTGTTTCAAAGACACCCCTTTTGTGCTTCTGCTAAATAAGTACGATGCTTTTGAAGACAAGATAAATAAAGCTCCTCTTTCAACTTGCGAGTGGTTTTCAGACTTTTGTCCTGTGAGGCCCCATCACAATAATCACGCCCTAGCACACCAAGCATTTTACTACATAGCTGTGAGATTCAAGGAGCTTTATTATTCCATTACCGGCCAGAAGCTGTTTGTCGGGCAAACCCGAGGCCGGGATCGAGGGTCTGTTGACGAGGCCTTCAAATACATAAGGGAGATAATCAAATGggatgatgagaaggatgatgaATATGAAATCAATGCAGAAGAGTCCTTTTACAGTACAGAAGTGAGCTCTTCTCCATACATTAGACAGGAATGA